The nucleotide window CCTCCGGATGTCATCAAATTAATCGTTTCGAATACCTGAAATGAATTGATGACCCCGATAATAGTCAGGAAGAACAACGTTGGAGACAGCATCGGTACTGTGATTCGCCAAAATCTTCTCCATGGTGGTGTTTGGTCGAGCTCGGCTGCCTCGTATAAATCTCTTGGAACGCTCTGCAGACCCGCAATGAATACTAAAGTGTTAAATCCGAGTCCTTTCCAGACGGCAACCAGTATTAACGCCGCCAGCGCGTAATCCGGGCTTGTCAGCCAAGGGACCGCCTCAATGCCGAATAAACTCAGCAACCAGTTCAGCAAGCCGTAATCCGTATCCATGATCCACATCCATAACATCGAAATAGAGACTAGGGAAATGATATGTGGGCTAAAAATCGAAGCTTGCATGAAAGAATAGATGGCTCCACTCCGATTTAGCCATAGCGCAACAAGCAGTGAAAGGCCAATTGTCAGAAACACCACGAAAAAAGTGTAGATAAAAGAGTTTCTAACCACTTCCCGAAATTCAGTATCTGTTGCAAGATACGTGAAGTTTGCCGTCCCGACAAATTCTTTTGTTGGACTGATGAAATTCCAATCATGGAAACTTAAAAAAATCATATAACCAATCGGATAAAGGAAAAATAAGGAGAAAATAACGATTGCAGGAGAAATCATAGCGTAGGGTCGCAATTTCTCCCATGACCACATCCGTTGCTTCCCTGCTGTTCGTTTTTCTGTATCCAGCGCCACTTTAACCAATGCCATTAAGTGCCGCCTCCTTTGTCCTCGATATCTCCATAGCCATCACCGCAGTTCCTCGTCCATCGAAAAAATATAACTTTTCTAACCGAATGGAGATAAAACACCGGTTTTGGTTGAGCAACGGCGCATCGAAGCTTCTCACATTCATGGTGCCGATGTCATTCTTCACCTTGTATATGGTTTCCGCCCCCAAGGGTTCCACAGTTAAAATTTCGCTCTCAAGTACGATGGTGTGCGGTAATGAATCAGCTGTCACTGAAATGCCGGCGTGTTCAGGTCGGAAGCCAATAAAGCGCACGTCGTCAGAAACCGCTCCAAGCATTTCATCAAATGCCGATTGTTTAAAAACGTTCATAGGCGGCTGCCCGATGAATTCCGCCGCAAACGTATTACGGGGATTGCCGTACACATTGCTCGGTGTATCTTTCTGTTGCACGACGCCTTGGTTTAGGATGATGATTTCATCCCCCATGGACATGGCCTCGACTTGATCGTGCGTTACATAGACAAATGTAGTGCCCAGTTTTTTATGCAGCTCTATCAATTCTGTCCGCATCTGGGTGCGTAACTTCGCGTCGAGATTAGACAAGGGTTCATCGAAAATAAAGACCTTCGGTTTTTTGACCATCGCCCGGGCCAATGCTACACGCTGTCTTTGCCCGCCGGATAATTTATCCGGTTTTTTATTCAAATGATCAGTCAATCCGACAATTGCAGCAATCTCCTCGACTATCCGCTGCCTTTCTTTTTTTGGTACTTTGCGGTTCATCAATCCAAATTCAATATTTCCTTTTACGGTCATCGTTGGATATAGGGCATAATTCTGGAACACCATGGCAATATCGCGTTTGCTTGGCGGAATGTCATTAACCATCTTATCGCCGATCCATACATTGCCAGAGGTCTGTTGTTCCAAGCCGGCAAGCATTCGCAGTATGGTTGATTTCCCGCACCCCGATGGACCGACCAAAACAGCAAATGCGCCATCTTGGATGGTCAATGAAACATCATCAACGACAAGATTTTCACCAAAGACTTTTGAGATGTTTTCGAGCCTGATTTCAGCCATAGCC belongs to Planococcus lenghuensis and includes:
- a CDS encoding carbohydrate ABC transporter permease codes for the protein MVKVALDTEKRTAGKQRMWSWEKLRPYAMISPAIVIFSLFFLYPIGYMIFLSFHDWNFISPTKEFVGTANFTYLATDTEFREVVRNSFIYTFFVVFLTIGLSLLVALWLNRSGAIYSFMQASIFSPHIISLVSISMLWMWIMDTDYGLLNWLLSLFGIEAVPWLTSPDYALAALILVAVWKGLGFNTLVFIAGLQSVPRDLYEAAELDQTPPWRRFWRITVPMLSPTLFFLTIIGVINSFQVFETINLMTSGGPINSTNTFVYYIYEYGFRFFKIGYASAAGVVLLVVLAILTAVYFQVLSKRVHYR
- a CDS encoding ABC transporter ATP-binding protein, whose protein sequence is MAEIRLENISKVFGENLVVDDVSLTIQDGAFAVLVGPSGCGKSTILRMLAGLEQQTSGNVWIGDKMVNDIPPSKRDIAMVFQNYALYPTMTVKGNIEFGLMNRKVPKKERQRIVEEIAAIVGLTDHLNKKPDKLSGGQRQRVALARAMVKKPKVFIFDEPLSNLDAKLRTQMRTELIELHKKLGTTFVYVTHDQVEAMSMGDEIIILNQGVVQQKDTPSNVYGNPRNTFAAEFIGQPPMNVFKQSAFDEMLGAVSDDVRFIGFRPEHAGISVTADSLPHTIVLESEILTVEPLGAETIYKVKNDIGTMNVRSFDAPLLNQNRCFISIRLEKLYFFDGRGTAVMAMEISRTKEAALNGIG